In Acropora muricata isolate sample 2 chromosome 11, ASM3666990v1, whole genome shotgun sequence, one DNA window encodes the following:
- the LOC136890638 gene encoding uncharacterized protein, with translation MGKNDFCCAPNCSNRRNRKENIQFYRIPKDKELRKIWLLRIRRKQFKPTANTRLCSEHFVGGRRSMDPSSASYFPSVFFHSHNKSNGGRNTLRSRSSIPDDQERDHKPKVKRKLKMRHSQKGRPEAKLEMSVESKIWGHCLPESSSLKCHDYLKCQIDPQSLQFAELYPAEFNELQELYTKIAQLEDENYKLRERCISLEQIQQSSDSCQFWTGFPNYGTFKALFDFLNEAAHLKTNWRGQATVESRHFSEAYKSKPGPTSKNSNEEEFLMVMIRLRAGLPLRDLAQRFGLSVSSVSKICTAWINLMYFELKKLCQMPDWDQTMTAKQFSQFPHLRIILDCTEIFCEKPSSLQANKEVYSNYKSHTTFKYLVGISPHPAVVYVSKAWGGRASDKRITQTSTDLLDKLKPNDEVMADRGFEIEGTLNPLGVKLTIPDFKGQGRAQLSESEGKRSEKIAEARIHVERAIQRIKCYHILDRELRLTMASLADEIFTVCAYLVNFQTPFLR, from the exons ATGGGCAAAAACGACTTTTGTTGCGCGCCGAACTGTTCTAACAGGAGGAATCGAAAAGAAAATATCCAGTTCTACCGAATTCCTAAAGACAAAGAGTTACGGAAAATATGGTTGCTTCGCATAAGACGAAAACAGTTCAAACCAACTGCTAACACTCGTTTGTGTTCAGAGCACTTTGTTGGAGGTCGTCGATCAATGGACCCTAGCAGTGCTTCCTACTTTCCCTCTGTATTTTTCCATAGCCATAACAAGAGCAATGGAGGAAGGAACACCCTAAGAAGCCGAAGTTCCATTCCAGATGATCAAGAACGTGACCACAAGCCGAAAGTAAAACGAAAGCTTAAGATG AGGCATTCACAAAAGGGTAGACcagaagcaaagttggaaatgtcAGTAGAATCAAAAATTTGGGGGCACTGTTTGCCAGAATCCAGTTCACTGAAGTGTCATGATTATTTAAAATGTCAGATTGATCCACAATCACTGCAATTTGCTGAACTTTACCCAGCAGAATTTAATGAATTACAGGAACTTTATACCAAAATTGCTCAGCTGGAAGACGAAAATTATAAACTCAGAGAGAGATGTATTTCACTGGAGCAAATACAACAATCTTCAGATTCATGCCAATTTTGGACTGGATTCCCAAACTATGGCACATTCAAAGCACTTTTTGATTTCCTTAATGAGGCTGCCCACCTTAAAACAAATTGGAGAGGACAAGCTACTGTTGAAAGCAGACACTTTTCTGAAGCATATAAGTCAAAACCAGGCCCTACATCAAAAAATTCCAATGAAGAGGAATTTTTAATGGTTATGATAAGATTAAGGGCTGGACTGCCTTTAAGGGATTTGGCCCAGCGATTTGGACTTTCTGTGTCCTCAGTATCGAAGATATGTACTGCTTGGATTAATTTAATGTACTTTGAGCTAAAGAAATTGTGCCAAATGCCAGACTGGGATCAAACTATGACTGCAAAACAGTTTTCCCAGTTTCCTCATTTGCGAATTATACTTGATTGTACTGAGATCTTTTGTGAAAAGCCATCATCACTACAGGCAAACAAGGAGGTCTACAGCAATTACAAAAGCCATACGACATTCAAGTATCTGGTTGGCATTAGTCCTCATCCAGCCGTGGTTTATGTTTCAAAGGCATGGGGTGGTCGTGCCTCAGATAAAAGGATAACTCAAACAAGTACTGATTTGCTTGACAAACTGAAACCAAATGATGAGGTCATGGCCGATAGAGGTTTTGAAATTGAAGGGACACTGAATCCTCTTGGAGTTAAGCTCACCATCCCAGATTTTAAGGGTCAAGGAAGAGCTCAGCTGAGCGAGTCAGAAGGAAAGCGTTCTGAAAAGATTGCAGAAGCTCGAATTCATGTTGAGCGAGCAATTCAGAGAATTAAATGTTACCATATTTTAGACCGTGAACTCCGTTTAACCATGGCATCATTAGCTGATGAAATTTTTACTGTTTGTGCATATCTTGTTAACTTTCAAACACCATTTCTTAGGTAA